Proteins from a single region of Flavobacterium sp. YJ01:
- a CDS encoding thioredoxin family protein: MKKTIITLLFLISVSMFGQMYNPVKWSTSVEKISDKEYVLKAQAVIQSGWHLYGQYIEEGGPSRTAFTFKNTKKNFELVGKTTEEKGHEVVDKIFDMKIKYFEDKALFTQKIKFTDAVSNVAGEVEFMVCDDSNCLPPTSEELTFKIPTEKKVASAEETALAKEDSTITEEKIVAQTEEKALNKVVHSTKKNESRGLLTIFILAFLSGFAALLTPCVFPMIPMTVSYFTKQSKTKAAGIRNAMIYGISIVVIYVLLGSIVTAVFGADSLNALSTNVWFNLIFFILLVVFACSFLGAFEIVLPSSLANKVDSQADRGGLIGIFFMALALAIVSFSCTGPIVGTLLVEAASKGGIAPIVGMLGFSIAIALPFSLFAAFPGWLNALPKSGGWLNTVKVVLGFLELALAFKFLSNADLVLQLHWLEREVFLAIWISVFGMLAFYLFGKITLPHDSPLNHISVGRLGFGLLVLTFTIYLIPGLWGAPLKLISGFPPPMHYSESPDGLGGSKVSNESSNSALPEGAEHGPQNIITFHDYDKGMEYAKKEGKPVLLDFTGYACVNCRKMEELVWSDPKVLNTLNNDVVLISLYVDDKKELPDSEQYTSETTGKRIKTIGNKWSDLQIKTYKANAQPFYVIVDHKSESLTEPSAYNPNIEEYYNWLQSGIKNFKK; the protein is encoded by the coding sequence ATGAAAAAAACTATCATAACATTGCTGTTTTTGATCTCCGTAAGTATGTTTGGACAAATGTACAATCCGGTAAAGTGGTCAACATCGGTAGAGAAAATCTCAGACAAAGAATATGTTTTAAAAGCGCAAGCTGTGATTCAATCGGGCTGGCATTTGTACGGACAATACATTGAAGAAGGCGGACCTTCGAGAACTGCTTTTACATTTAAAAATACTAAGAAGAACTTCGAATTAGTTGGAAAAACAACTGAAGAAAAAGGACATGAAGTGGTCGATAAAATCTTCGACATGAAAATTAAGTATTTTGAAGATAAAGCACTTTTTACGCAAAAAATAAAATTTACTGATGCTGTTTCGAATGTTGCAGGAGAAGTTGAATTTATGGTTTGTGATGACAGTAATTGTTTGCCGCCGACTTCGGAAGAATTAACGTTTAAAATTCCAACTGAAAAAAAAGTGGCTTCCGCCGAAGAAACTGCCCTTGCAAAGGAAGATTCGACAATTACAGAAGAAAAAATAGTTGCTCAAACGGAAGAAAAAGCGCTAAATAAAGTGGTTCATTCAACAAAGAAAAATGAATCGAGAGGATTACTTACTATTTTTATTTTAGCTTTTTTATCGGGATTTGCGGCATTATTAACGCCTTGCGTTTTCCCAATGATTCCGATGACGGTAAGTTATTTTACCAAACAAAGTAAAACCAAAGCGGCAGGAATTAGAAATGCTATGATTTACGGAATTTCGATTGTAGTTATTTATGTTTTACTAGGATCAATTGTAACGGCTGTTTTTGGAGCAGATTCGCTAAATGCACTTTCAACAAACGTCTGGTTCAATCTGATTTTCTTTATTTTATTGGTCGTTTTTGCTTGTTCTTTTTTAGGAGCTTTCGAAATTGTACTGCCAAGTTCTTTAGCAAATAAAGTCGATTCACAAGCCGATAGAGGAGGATTAATTGGGATTTTCTTCATGGCATTGGCTTTAGCAATTGTATCGTTTTCTTGCACAGGACCAATTGTCGGAACATTATTGGTTGAAGCGGCATCAAAAGGAGGAATAGCTCCAATCGTTGGTATGTTAGGATTTTCGATTGCCATTGCATTGCCGTTTTCGTTATTTGCCGCTTTTCCAGGTTGGTTAAATGCATTGCCAAAATCTGGCGGATGGCTAAATACGGTAAAAGTAGTTTTAGGATTTTTAGAATTAGCGTTGGCTTTTAAATTTTTATCGAATGCCGATTTGGTTTTGCAATTGCATTGGTTAGAAAGAGAAGTTTTCTTAGCGATCTGGATTTCCGTTTTTGGAATGCTGGCTTTTTATTTATTTGGAAAGATTACTTTGCCGCACGATTCTCCTTTAAATCATATTTCTGTCGGAAGATTAGGTTTCGGATTATTGGTTTTAACTTTTACTATTTATCTAATTCCGGGACTTTGGGGTGCACCTTTAAAATTAATCAGCGGATTTCCTCCTCCAATGCATTATAGCGAATCTCCAGATGGATTGGGCGGTTCTAAAGTTTCGAATGAAAGTTCTAATTCAGCACTTCCTGAAGGAGCAGAACATGGTCCGCAAAACATTATTACTTTTCATGATTATGATAAAGGAATGGAATATGCGAAAAAAGAAGGAAAACCAGTTTTACTTGATTTTACAGGCTATGCCTGTGTGAATTGCCGAAAAATGGAAGAATTAGTTTGGTCAGATCCAAAAGTTTTAAATACTCTAAATAATGATGTTGTTTTGATTTCGCTTTATGTTGATGATAAAAAAGAACTTCCGGATAGCGAACAATATACTTCTGAAACTACAGGAAAAAGAATTAAAACAATCGGAAATAAATGGAGCGATTTGCAGATTAAAACCTATAAAGCAAACGCACAGCCGTTTTATGTAATTGTAGATCATAAAAGCGAAAGTTTAACTGAGCCGTCTGCTTATAATCCAAATATAGAGGAATATTATAACTGGCTTCAAAGCGGAATCAAGAATTTTAAAAAATAG
- a CDS encoding pitrilysin family protein, with amino-acid sequence MKKYIYLGFCSLAFCALISAQNKSVNFKKIKELGGIEEYLYQPNGMSVLLLQDNASPVATVQIVYRVGSKHEVLGNTGSTHLLEHLMFKGTPTFNKKNGNTITDVLQNTGAQLNATTWYDRTNYYETLPSDKIELALQIEADRMRNSLLTKEDKEAEMTVVRNEFERGENNPNSLLDKEIWASAYIAHPYHHSTIGWKSDIEKAPIEVLKNFYNTYYWPDNATLTIIGDFKKENVFELIEKYFGKITKAPHTMPQPYTEEPQQYGPRKITVRKPGELGVVNKAYKIPGALHEDLPALGILAQIIGNGPSAILNKTFVDTRLGIYSYASATEFKEVGLFTIGVGFPTTSKHEDIDAKISEVVAKIQKEGVTQDEVNRVVAKISAQTILARDGSGVIASALNEAIAAGDWTDYITGVDRLKKVTPADVLRVANKYLVEDQSTTGYFIPKQAGNQNRDTAKANNFIEENGPFYYRHPESGQVHEESSAATISLEEKNNSETAFDDTTIEKSTSAFKREKVSGIDVVSVKTSAKDFVTVAASISLGNYASETKNDVIPALTASMLSKGTTLNDKFKFSEKLQKLGVTLNVNASTFKINIGFKCLKKDLDQVIALFAEELRNPLFDAKEFENLKQQFIGNTQQSLNDPGERGDIALSQAIYPKTNPNYSLSVEDNIENIKKATLEEVKAFHKKYFGTASMRLVIVGDTDGANLNASLKKSFKNWNGGVTEKLKFEEASKAASKIEVVTIPEKPSAELYIGQFTGLKRADADYIPFYIGNYTLGAGFAGRLMQTVRDNDGLTYNISSGLGGNIETGGYWFVNASFNPNLFQKGLDATMVQIDKWVKDGITASELENKKTNLIGSFKVGMSTTNGMARTILNFIERGLEPNYIEQYPNDIQKATLQQVNDAIKKYVKLDKMIVIKSGSLDKDGNPLK; translated from the coding sequence ATGAAAAAATACATCTATCTGGGCTTTTGCTCACTAGCTTTCTGCGCCCTAATTTCAGCGCAGAATAAATCGGTTAACTTTAAGAAAATCAAAGAATTGGGTGGGATAGAAGAATATCTTTACCAGCCAAACGGAATGAGTGTTCTGCTGCTGCAAGACAATGCCTCGCCTGTTGCAACGGTGCAGATTGTTTATCGTGTGGGTTCTAAACACGAAGTATTGGGAAACACGGGATCAACGCATCTTTTGGAACATTTAATGTTTAAAGGCACGCCGACTTTCAACAAAAAAAATGGAAATACAATCACTGATGTGCTGCAAAATACTGGAGCGCAACTGAATGCCACAACTTGGTATGACAGAACCAATTATTATGAAACGCTTCCGAGCGATAAAATCGAATTGGCACTTCAAATTGAAGCCGACAGAATGCGAAATTCTCTTCTGACGAAAGAAGATAAGGAAGCCGAAATGACGGTAGTGAGAAATGAATTCGAAAGAGGAGAAAACAATCCGAACAGTCTGTTGGACAAAGAAATATGGGCTTCGGCTTACATCGCGCATCCGTACCATCATTCGACAATCGGTTGGAAATCGGATATTGAAAAAGCGCCGATTGAGGTTCTAAAGAATTTCTACAATACCTATTATTGGCCAGATAACGCAACTTTAACTATTATCGGCGATTTCAAAAAAGAGAACGTTTTTGAATTGATTGAAAAGTATTTCGGAAAAATTACCAAAGCGCCGCACACAATGCCTCAGCCTTACACGGAAGAGCCTCAGCAATATGGACCGCGTAAAATTACAGTTAGAAAACCGGGAGAATTGGGCGTTGTAAATAAAGCCTACAAAATTCCAGGAGCTCTTCACGAAGATCTTCCAGCTTTAGGAATTCTGGCGCAGATTATCGGAAATGGACCTTCTGCAATTCTGAACAAAACTTTTGTTGACACTCGTTTAGGAATTTATTCATACGCAAGCGCAACAGAATTTAAAGAAGTTGGACTTTTTACAATCGGCGTAGGATTTCCGACGACTTCAAAACATGAAGATATTGATGCCAAAATCAGTGAAGTTGTTGCAAAAATTCAAAAAGAAGGCGTAACTCAAGATGAGGTAAATCGTGTTGTAGCAAAAATTAGTGCGCAGACTATTTTAGCCCGCGATGGTTCTGGCGTAATTGCATCTGCTCTAAACGAAGCAATTGCAGCAGGCGACTGGACAGATTATATTACAGGAGTTGACCGTTTGAAAAAAGTAACTCCAGCTGACGTTCTGCGTGTAGCCAATAAATATCTGGTTGAAGACCAAAGCACAACAGGATATTTTATTCCGAAACAGGCTGGAAACCAGAATAGAGATACTGCTAAAGCGAATAATTTTATTGAAGAAAACGGACCGTTTTATTACAGACATCCAGAAAGCGGACAGGTTCACGAAGAAAGTTCAGCAGCAACTATTTCATTAGAAGAAAAAAATAATTCAGAAACTGCTTTTGATGATACTACAATCGAAAAATCAACTTCAGCTTTCAAAAGAGAAAAAGTTTCAGGAATTGATGTGGTTTCGGTAAAAACTTCGGCGAAAGATTTTGTGACTGTTGCAGCGAGCATTTCACTTGGAAATTATGCAAGCGAAACTAAAAATGATGTTATTCCAGCTTTAACGGCTTCGATGCTTTCAAAAGGAACAACGCTTAATGACAAATTCAAATTCTCAGAAAAACTGCAGAAATTGGGAGTTACCTTAAATGTAAATGCTTCAACTTTTAAAATCAATATCGGATTTAAATGTCTGAAGAAAGATCTGGATCAGGTTATTGCTTTATTTGCGGAAGAATTAAGAAATCCGCTTTTTGATGCGAAAGAATTTGAAAACCTAAAACAGCAGTTTATCGGAAACACGCAGCAAAGCCTGAACGATCCTGGCGAAAGAGGCGATATTGCTTTATCGCAGGCTATTTATCCAAAAACAAATCCGAATTACAGTTTAAGCGTTGAAGACAATATCGAAAATATCAAAAAAGCAACTTTGGAAGAAGTGAAAGCTTTCCATAAAAAATATTTCGGAACGGCTTCTATGCGTCTGGTAATTGTTGGCGATACAGACGGAGCAAATCTAAATGCGTCATTAAAAAAATCATTCAAAAACTGGAATGGCGGCGTTACAGAAAAACTGAAATTTGAGGAAGCCTCAAAAGCCGCATCAAAAATAGAAGTGGTTACGATTCCAGAAAAGCCAAGCGCAGAACTGTATATCGGACAATTTACAGGTTTAAAAAGAGCCGATGCTGATTATATTCCGTTTTATATCGGAAATTACACTCTAGGCGCTGGATTTGCAGGACGTTTGATGCAGACAGTTCGCGATAATGACGGACTTACTTATAATATTTCATCTGGTTTGGGAGGAAATATCGAAACTGGAGGCTACTGGTTTGTAAATGCTTCTTTTAATCCAAATTTATTCCAAAAAGGGCTTGACGCAACTATGGTTCAGATTGATAAATGGGTAAAAGATGGAATTACGGCATCTGAATTGGAAAACAAGAAAACCAATCTAATTGGAAGTTTTAAAGTCGGAATGTCAACGACAAACGGAATGGCAAGAACAATTCTGAATTTTATCGAAAGAGGTTTAGAGCCAAATTATATCGAACAATATCCAAATGATATCCAAAAAGCAACTTTGCAGCAGGTAAATGATGCGATTAAGAAATATGTGAAATTGGATAAAATGATTGTTATCAAATCGGGTTCTTTGGATAAAGACGGGAATCCTTTAAAGTAA
- a CDS encoding TlpA disulfide reductase family protein gives MKSTILKSGLSALALMTVLNSCSKKEEGFTINGTIAGLDKGMVYLENTDEKGNKKIADSAVIQKDGTFTLSGKVSEPLLHTIKLKGEEYGAYFLLSNDDIKVEAKKDSIYKAKVIGATQNDIYKSYYDNEFKKIQSVAGPIYKLSDSLTQSGKVKLTPEQQTMMDKKWKDLGAFADDLTDKFIRKNKDNLGGALVIDDRIVSYGTPEKVKEYYAILSPEIQKSFYGKKLKATIDLNDKTAIGAAALDFSQTDVNGKVVKLSDYKGKYVLVDFWASWCGPCRKENPNVVVAYKTYHDKGFDVLGVSLDDKKNLWEKAIEKDGLTWTHVSDLKGWQNEAAVLYGVKMVPTNYLIGPDGKIVAKNLREAELQSKLKEIFSKS, from the coding sequence ATGAAAAGTACAATCTTAAAATCAGGTTTATCTGCACTGGCGCTAATGACCGTGCTGAATTCTTGTTCAAAGAAAGAAGAAGGATTTACAATTAACGGTACCATTGCCGGATTAGATAAAGGAATGGTTTATCTGGAAAACACAGATGAAAAAGGAAACAAAAAAATCGCAGATTCTGCAGTAATACAAAAAGACGGAACTTTTACTCTTAGCGGAAAAGTCTCAGAACCTTTATTGCATACCATTAAATTAAAAGGAGAAGAATATGGTGCTTATTTCCTTTTATCTAATGACGATATAAAAGTAGAAGCTAAAAAAGATTCTATTTATAAAGCGAAAGTTATTGGAGCAACTCAAAATGATATTTACAAATCATATTATGATAATGAGTTCAAAAAAATACAATCAGTTGCAGGTCCAATTTATAAATTATCTGATTCCTTAACGCAAAGCGGAAAAGTAAAATTGACGCCAGAACAACAAACAATGATGGATAAAAAATGGAAAGATCTTGGCGCTTTCGCGGATGATTTAACAGACAAATTCATTAGAAAAAATAAAGACAATTTAGGAGGCGCATTAGTAATCGATGACCGAATTGTTTCTTACGGAACTCCAGAAAAAGTAAAAGAATATTACGCAATTTTATCTCCAGAAATTCAGAAATCATTCTACGGAAAAAAATTAAAAGCAACAATCGATCTTAACGACAAAACGGCTATCGGTGCAGCAGCTTTGGATTTTTCTCAAACCGATGTAAACGGAAAAGTGGTAAAATTATCAGATTACAAAGGCAAATATGTTTTGGTAGATTTTTGGGCATCTTGGTGCGGACCATGTCGTAAAGAAAACCCGAATGTAGTTGTGGCTTACAAAACATATCACGATAAAGGATTTGATGTTTTGGGAGTTTCTTTAGATGATAAAAAGAACCTTTGGGAGAAAGCAATCGAAAAAGACGGTCTGACTTGGACACATGTTTCAGATTTAAAAGGATGGCAAAACGAAGCAGCAGTTTTATACGGCGTAAAAATGGTGCCAACAAACTACTTAATTGGACCTGACGGAAAAATCGTTGCCAAAAACCTTAGAGAAGCTGAACTGCAATCTAAATTGAAAGAAATTTTCAGTAAGTCGTAA
- a CDS encoding TlpA disulfide reductase family protein translates to MNTIKYKILGLCICLFAVSNSSIAQKKKGVTTAATSYTIEGNISGLEEGTAVKLIPGGTHSSELPVAETTLKDGKFTFAGKLNEPRYFYISFGKNKGSIPVMAENAKIKVTAIGNVSTDEGQWIKFKDVVVTGSKSHDFYKKETAFKDELDKDYVAYHVGIDELSNKVGKARKEGNKKVLDSLYSTEQWKTFETAEKAFFTKVEKTTKDVIAKHKATWWGPFFMLTNYSYFTPDQQPMFDQFSEVAKKSYYGKVLQKDLFPVSLIGTSVANFNLKDKDGKAYTAKEIVAGKKYILIDFWASWCGPCRKEIPNLKTAYAEYAGKGFEILSISIDKDEKAWQKALGQENMQWHNLLDDDKVSKSFNVKAIPATYLVDSKGVIIGDNLRGAELEAKLKELLKS, encoded by the coding sequence ATGAATACAATTAAATATAAAATATTAGGATTATGCATCTGCTTGTTTGCAGTTTCAAACAGTAGTATTGCACAAAAGAAAAAAGGAGTAACAACAGCTGCAACTTCATATACTATTGAAGGAAATATTTCTGGTCTTGAAGAAGGAACAGCTGTAAAATTAATTCCTGGAGGAACTCATTCTTCTGAATTGCCTGTTGCCGAAACAACTTTAAAAGATGGGAAATTTACTTTCGCAGGAAAATTAAATGAACCAAGATATTTCTATATATCGTTTGGAAAAAACAAAGGAAGTATTCCTGTAATGGCAGAAAATGCAAAAATAAAAGTTACAGCAATAGGGAATGTTTCAACAGACGAAGGACAGTGGATTAAATTTAAAGATGTAGTGGTTACAGGTTCAAAATCACATGATTTTTATAAAAAAGAAACTGCTTTTAAAGACGAGTTAGACAAAGATTATGTTGCTTATCACGTAGGAATTGATGAATTAAGCAATAAAGTTGGAAAAGCAAGAAAAGAAGGAAACAAAAAAGTGTTAGATTCTCTTTACAGTACAGAACAATGGAAAACTTTTGAAACAGCAGAAAAAGCATTTTTTACAAAAGTAGAAAAAACAACAAAAGATGTAATTGCGAAACACAAAGCAACTTGGTGGGGGCCATTTTTTATGTTGACAAATTACAGCTATTTCACACCAGACCAACAACCGATGTTCGATCAATTTTCAGAAGTGGCAAAGAAAAGCTACTATGGAAAAGTTTTACAAAAAGATTTGTTTCCTGTATCTCTAATAGGAACAAGTGTTGCAAATTTCAATTTGAAAGATAAAGATGGAAAAGCATACACAGCAAAAGAAATCGTGGCTGGAAAAAAATATATTCTAATTGATTTCTGGGCTTCTTGGTGTGGACCATGCCGTAAAGAAATTCCAAACCTGAAAACAGCTTATGCAGAATATGCAGGTAAAGGTTTTGAAATTTTGAGTATCTCAATTGATAAAGATGAAAAAGCTTGGCAAAAAGCTTTAGGACAAGAAAACATGCAATGGCATAATCTTTTAGATGATGATAAAGTAAGTAAATCATTTAATGTAAAAGCAATTCCAGCAACGTATTTAGTGGATAGTAAAGGTGTAATTATCGGAGACAATTTAAGAGGTGCAGAATTGGAAGCGAAATTAAAAGAGCTTTTAAAATCGTAA
- a CDS encoding RagB/SusD family nutrient uptake outer membrane protein, whose translation MKNIYKKVACLLALGLTFASCDDYLSDVPKGAKSPETLADYEAFLRDEYNTRLDILGASQLLNDQFITAATLTSNRLYNANYMWDENADRIALKVSDETAYYGTYAGIAAFNLIIENALTATKATEQEQRVVWAEAKIMRAMNFFYVTNFYADTYVASTASTKLSVPLITSANINAPSKQVTIQEMYDFILNEVKEALPYLPKVSQTALHPNLGAAYAFYSRVYQQMNNYTEALKYADLALAENNQLYDWVAFYNTNKAIIDVPNSYTTSVSPMGYTYNENYFFRHGSSRSLGRETSIPVERAARFETGDARLKSRWKIRTVGADTYYYSILSGMYNFAGITTVEVYLIKAECLARDNKISEALAILNAVRKTRILPASYQDIATTDKTTALNAIFRTKNNELLNTLTPYADARRLNAEGIYKFSLTKVANGTTYTLKSDSHLWTSPFPQGATQNPGNGTITQNVAK comes from the coding sequence ATGAAAAATATATATAAAAAAGTTGCGTGCTTATTAGCTTTAGGATTGACTTTTGCATCTTGCGACGATTATTTGAGCGATGTTCCTAAAGGTGCAAAATCGCCAGAAACATTAGCAGATTATGAAGCTTTTTTGCGTGACGAATACAATACGAGATTAGATATTTTAGGAGCTTCACAATTGCTGAATGACCAATTTATAACGGCAGCTACTTTAACCAGCAATAGATTGTATAATGCCAACTATATGTGGGACGAAAATGCTGATCGTATTGCATTAAAAGTATCAGATGAAACTGCTTATTATGGGACTTATGCTGGAATTGCGGCCTTTAATCTAATTATTGAAAATGCATTAACAGCAACTAAAGCCACTGAGCAAGAACAAAGAGTGGTTTGGGCAGAAGCGAAAATAATGCGTGCCATGAACTTTTTTTATGTGACTAATTTTTATGCAGATACTTATGTTGCTTCAACAGCTTCAACAAAATTATCAGTGCCGTTAATTACGAGTGCCAATATTAATGCACCAAGTAAACAAGTTACAATTCAAGAAATGTATGATTTTATTTTGAATGAAGTTAAAGAGGCTCTGCCTTACTTGCCAAAGGTCTCTCAAACAGCATTACATCCAAATTTAGGTGCAGCTTATGCATTTTATTCAAGAGTTTATCAGCAAATGAATAATTATACAGAGGCTTTAAAATATGCTGATTTAGCATTGGCAGAAAATAATCAATTGTATGACTGGGTTGCTTTTTATAATACAAATAAAGCCATTATAGATGTGCCTAATTCGTATACAACATCAGTATCGCCAATGGGCTATACGTATAATGAAAATTATTTTTTCAGACACGGTTCAAGCCGTTCTTTAGGTAGAGAAACAAGTATACCGGTAGAAAGAGCAGCACGCTTTGAGACCGGAGATGCACGTTTAAAGTCACGTTGGAAAATAAGAACAGTAGGTGCTGATACTTATTATTATTCGATATTGTCAGGGATGTATAATTTTGCCGGAATCACAACTGTTGAAGTTTATTTAATCAAAGCGGAGTGTTTGGCACGTGATAATAAAATCAGTGAGGCTTTGGCAATTTTAAATGCAGTTCGTAAAACCCGTATTCTTCCCGCTTCTTATCAGGATATTGCGACAACAGATAAAACAACAGCATTAAATGCTATTTTCAGAACAAAAAATAATGAGCTTCTTAATACATTAACTCCTTATGCAGATGCTCGTCGTCTAAATGCAGAGGGCATTTATAAATTTAGTTTAACAAAAGTAGCAAACGGAACTACCTACACGTTAAAATCAGATTCTCATTTATGGACGTCGCCTTTCCCGCAAGGAGCAACGCAAAATCCAGGAAACGGAACAATTACACAAAACGTAGCTAAATAA